The following are encoded together in the Argopecten irradians isolate NY chromosome 5, Ai_NY, whole genome shotgun sequence genome:
- the LOC138323415 gene encoding uncharacterized protein isoform X3, translated as MMVRVQDSLDSALSPKSFSSYQPITPPAPQAPPPMRQFSAGQSYPYQSPSSAQVELQDQQPSYIRSSDPVPEEDYSYVPVSQRKQTFNAKPPQHQPTPAGKKGPKPFKPQTQDRVDFGVDYSKLKKQPEPPRFQPVAPPPPPPAQQSRPVNYGGNTTEDGYEKPPAWSSSLKPSNVIKPWEREQQDSFMPPQMAPQRGNPPSVSPKPSSPRPPAQPQRQISVRMSSTATSSAPAPANTKTGERDWSESYVYRMLHEQGAPPTSRAAPAVNTKPPPPPVAYKPVPPPPAPPAQKQYQQAPQSNYSAYDESFGTSDF; from the exons ATGATGGTGCGTGTCCAGGATAGTCTTGATAGTGCTCTGTCACCCAAGTCTTTTTCCTCGTACCAGCCGATCACACCACCAGCTCCTCAAGCTCCTCCTCCAATGCGCCAATTTAGTGCCGGACAATCCTATCCTTATCAAAGTCCATCGTCGGCTCAGGTAGAACTGCAGGACCAACAGCCTAGTTATATTCGGTCGAGTGATCCGGTGCCTGAGGAGGATTACTCTTATGTCCCAGTGTCACAGAGGAAGCAGACATTTAATGCTAAGCCTCCTCAACATCAGC CAACCCCAGCAGGCAAGAAGGGCCCAAAGCCATTCAAACCTCAAACGCAAGACCGCGTCGACTTTGGAGTGGATTATTCTAAGTTGAAAAAGCAGCCAGAGCCTCCTAGGTTCCAGCCCGTggcaccaccaccaccaccaccggCACAGCAGTCGAGACCAGTGAACTACGGCGGAAACACAACGGAGGATGGATACGAAAAGCCACCAGCATGGTCCAGTTCATTGAAACCGTCCAATGTCATCAAACCATGGGAGCGGGAACAGCAAGACAGCTTTATGCCTCCTCAGATGGCGCCTCAGCGAGGAAACCCACCCTCCGTCAGTCCCAAACCGTCGTCACCAAGACCCCCAGCCCAGCCTCAGAGACAGATCTCCGTAAG AATGTCCTCCACAGCTACGTCCTCAGCACCAGCCCCCGCCAACACTAAGACTGGGGAACGTGACTGGAGCGAGTCGTACGTATACAGGATGCTGCATGAGCAGGGTGCCCCACCAACCTCTCGCGCGGCACCGGCGGTGAACACGAAGCCACCGCCACCACCAGTGGCCTACAAGCCCGTGCCTCCACCGCCGGCGCCACCAGCACAGAAACAGTACCAGCAGGCTCCACAGAGCAACTACAGCGCCTACGACGAGAGCTTCGGAACGTCAGACTTCTAA
- the LOC138323415 gene encoding PDZ and LIM domain protein 4-like isoform X1, whose product MRVKLFRDSFDTPWGFRLQGGRDLNQPLVVQRVFSNTPAEGELQRGDIFLEINGRDADGYTHKQALDQIKFAGGQIELLIERPATPNINPLHPQSPTRAPSNLPPVLPGAIQIPIKKRPEPAYAAPSMPPPQNTSGHQPKKITLNQFGGGTTNFGASYATPAGKKGPKPFKPQTQDRVDFGVDYSKLKKQPEPPRFQPVAPPPPPPAQQSRPVNYGGNTTEDGYEKPPAWSSSLKPSNVIKPWEREQQDSFMPPQMAPQRGNPPSVSPKPSSPRPPAQPQRQISVRMSSTATSSAPAPANTKTGERDWSESYVYRMLHEQGAPPTSRAAPAVNTKPPPPPVAYKPVPPPPAPPAQKQYQQAPQSNYSAYDESFGTSDF is encoded by the exons ATGAGGGTGAAGCTCTTTCGGGATTCGTTCGATACCCCCTGGGGCTTCCGTCTGCAGGGCGGAAGGGATCTCAACCAGCCCCTTGTGGTACAGAGG GTTTTTTCGAACACTCCCGCTGAGGGAGAACTCCAAAGAGGAGACATTTTTCTTGAAATTAACGGGAGGGACGCTGACGGTTATACTCACAAACAGGCATTAGACCAGATCAAATTCGCCGGTGGACAGATCGAACTCTTGATAGAAAG GCCGGCAACACCTAATATCAACCCTCTTCATCCTCAAAGTCCAACACGAGCTCCATCTAATTTACCACCGGTTCTCCCTGGAGCT ATCCAGATTCCTATAAAGAAGCGGCCGGAGCCAGCCTACGCAGCCCCCAGTATGCCGCCACCACAGAATACGTCCGGGCACCAGCCGAAAAAAATTACACTCAACCAGTTTGGAGGTGGTACCACTAATTTTGGTGCCAGCTACG CAACCCCAGCAGGCAAGAAGGGCCCAAAGCCATTCAAACCTCAAACGCAAGACCGCGTCGACTTTGGAGTGGATTATTCTAAGTTGAAAAAGCAGCCAGAGCCTCCTAGGTTCCAGCCCGTggcaccaccaccaccaccaccggCACAGCAGTCGAGACCAGTGAACTACGGCGGAAACACAACGGAGGATGGATACGAAAAGCCACCAGCATGGTCCAGTTCATTGAAACCGTCCAATGTCATCAAACCATGGGAGCGGGAACAGCAAGACAGCTTTATGCCTCCTCAGATGGCGCCTCAGCGAGGAAACCCACCCTCCGTCAGTCCCAAACCGTCGTCACCAAGACCCCCAGCCCAGCCTCAGAGACAGATCTCCGTAAG AATGTCCTCCACAGCTACGTCCTCAGCACCAGCCCCCGCCAACACTAAGACTGGGGAACGTGACTGGAGCGAGTCGTACGTATACAGGATGCTGCATGAGCAGGGTGCCCCACCAACCTCTCGCGCGGCACCGGCGGTGAACACGAAGCCACCGCCACCACCAGTGGCCTACAAGCCCGTGCCTCCACCGCCGGCGCCACCAGCACAGAAACAGTACCAGCAGGCTCCACAGAGCAACTACAGCGCCTACGACGAGAGCTTCGGAACGTCAGACTTCTAA
- the LOC138323415 gene encoding uncharacterized protein isoform X2, whose amino-acid sequence MMVRVQDSLDSALSPKSFSSYQPITPPAPQAPPPMRQFSAGQSYPYQSPSSAQVELQDQQPSYIRSSDPVPEEDYSYVPVSQRKQTFNAKPPQHQQDMRYNNGNNEFQEVGEEEEDNYPTAPVWERRKMFGQAATSKKATPAGKKGPKPFKPQTQDRVDFGVDYSKLKKQPEPPRFQPVAPPPPPPAQQSRPVNYGGNTTEDGYEKPPAWSSSLKPSNVIKPWEREQQDSFMPPQMAPQRGNPPSVSPKPSSPRPPAQPQRQISVRMSSTATSSAPAPANTKTGERDWSESYVYRMLHEQGAPPTSRAAPAVNTKPPPPPVAYKPVPPPPAPPAQKQYQQAPQSNYSAYDESFGTSDF is encoded by the exons ATGATGGTGCGTGTCCAGGATAGTCTTGATAGTGCTCTGTCACCCAAGTCTTTTTCCTCGTACCAGCCGATCACACCACCAGCTCCTCAAGCTCCTCCTCCAATGCGCCAATTTAGTGCCGGACAATCCTATCCTTATCAAAGTCCATCGTCGGCTCAGGTAGAACTGCAGGACCAACAGCCTAGTTATATTCGGTCGAGTGATCCGGTGCCTGAGGAGGATTACTCTTATGTCCCAGTGTCACAGAGGAAGCAGACATTTAATGCTAAGCCTCCTCAACATCAGC AGGACATGCGTTATAATAATGGCAACAACGAGTTTCAAGAAGTcggggaggaggaggaagatAATTATCCAACAGCCCCTGTTTGGGAACGACGAAAAATGTTCGGTCAGGCTGCAACGTCTAAGAAAG CAACCCCAGCAGGCAAGAAGGGCCCAAAGCCATTCAAACCTCAAACGCAAGACCGCGTCGACTTTGGAGTGGATTATTCTAAGTTGAAAAAGCAGCCAGAGCCTCCTAGGTTCCAGCCCGTggcaccaccaccaccaccaccggCACAGCAGTCGAGACCAGTGAACTACGGCGGAAACACAACGGAGGATGGATACGAAAAGCCACCAGCATGGTCCAGTTCATTGAAACCGTCCAATGTCATCAAACCATGGGAGCGGGAACAGCAAGACAGCTTTATGCCTCCTCAGATGGCGCCTCAGCGAGGAAACCCACCCTCCGTCAGTCCCAAACCGTCGTCACCAAGACCCCCAGCCCAGCCTCAGAGACAGATCTCCGTAAG AATGTCCTCCACAGCTACGTCCTCAGCACCAGCCCCCGCCAACACTAAGACTGGGGAACGTGACTGGAGCGAGTCGTACGTATACAGGATGCTGCATGAGCAGGGTGCCCCACCAACCTCTCGCGCGGCACCGGCGGTGAACACGAAGCCACCGCCACCACCAGTGGCCTACAAGCCCGTGCCTCCACCGCCGGCGCCACCAGCACAGAAACAGTACCAGCAGGCTCCACAGAGCAACTACAGCGCCTACGACGAGAGCTTCGGAACGTCAGACTTCTAA